One window of the Candidatus Polarisedimenticolia bacterium genome contains the following:
- a CDS encoding amidohydrolase has product MSRPLARIALAGPAMAMALISGGLASGAQTSKTPPTASPSAAPVAILGGKVFPVSGPAVEGATVLLRDGKIEAIGKSVSIPADATRIDAEGMWVLPGMIDSRTHLGIWEVDLDRTTRDEDERSDPVSPQMRVIDAFYDESENIPVTRQMGITSALVTPGEDNLVNGQSALVDLSGEDLDQVLVKFPVGMHFSLGEPPKARYGARTQLPSTRMGNAALIRASFLKAKDYLSKWDTFEHKKLECDTSKGKSKGKKEDKCPPEPLARDLEMEALAGVLKGETPAIFRAQRMDDILTAIRLAEEFKIRMVLSHGAEAYKIASLLAVKKIPVLVGPITTQPSAIETLGAIYENAALLADAGVKIAIQTDRTNDARTLPWEAGLAVAYGLPWDTALRAVTLSPAEIFGVADRLGSLEPGKRADVIVTTGDPFQPLTQVKHLFIRGRERTLRTRQDDLADRYR; this is encoded by the coding sequence ATGTCCCGACCTCTTGCACGCATCGCCCTCGCAGGCCCTGCCATGGCGATGGCTCTCATTTCCGGCGGACTTGCTTCCGGCGCCCAGACGTCGAAGACGCCTCCCACCGCTTCCCCTTCGGCCGCTCCGGTGGCGATCCTGGGCGGGAAGGTCTTCCCCGTCTCGGGCCCGGCCGTGGAGGGCGCCACCGTGCTGCTCCGGGACGGAAAGATCGAGGCGATCGGGAAGAGTGTCTCGATTCCCGCCGACGCGACGCGCATCGACGCCGAGGGCATGTGGGTCCTGCCGGGGATGATCGATTCACGCACGCACCTGGGAATCTGGGAAGTCGATCTCGATCGGACCACCCGCGACGAGGACGAGCGCTCCGATCCGGTCTCGCCGCAGATGCGCGTCATCGACGCCTTCTACGACGAGAGTGAGAACATTCCGGTCACGCGCCAGATGGGAATCACCTCCGCGCTGGTCACCCCGGGCGAGGACAACCTGGTCAACGGCCAGAGCGCGCTGGTGGATCTCTCCGGCGAGGACCTGGATCAGGTGTTGGTGAAGTTCCCGGTCGGAATGCACTTCAGCCTGGGCGAGCCGCCGAAGGCGCGTTACGGCGCCCGCACGCAGCTTCCCTCCACCCGCATGGGGAACGCCGCCCTGATCCGGGCCAGCTTCCTGAAGGCCAAGGATTACCTGAGCAAGTGGGACACCTTCGAGCACAAGAAGCTGGAGTGCGACACGAGCAAGGGAAAGTCGAAGGGGAAAAAAGAAGACAAATGCCCGCCTGAGCCGCTGGCTCGCGACCTGGAGATGGAGGCGCTCGCCGGCGTCCTCAAGGGGGAGACCCCGGCAATCTTCCGCGCGCAGCGGATGGACGACATCCTCACGGCGATCCGGCTGGCCGAAGAGTTCAAGATCAGAATGGTCCTGAGCCACGGGGCCGAGGCCTACAAGATCGCCTCGCTGCTGGCCGTCAAGAAGATCCCGGTGCTGGTCGGTCCCATCACCACGCAGCCCAGCGCGATCGAGACCCTCGGCGCGATCTATGAGAACGCCGCCCTGCTGGCCGACGCCGGGGTGAAGATCGCCATTCAGACCGACCGGACCAACGACGCGCGGACCCTTCCCTGGGAAGCCGGGCTGGCCGTGGCTTACGGCCTGCCCTGGGACACGGCGCTGCGGGCCGTGACCCTGTCGCCCGCCGAGATCTTCGGCGTCGCCGATCGGCTTGGCAGCCTCGAGCCGGGCAAGCGCGCCGACGTCATCGTCACCACCGGCGATCCCTTCCAGCCTCTCACGCAGGTGAAGCATCTCTTCATCCGCGGGCGCGAGCGCACGCTGCGCACGCGCCAGGACGACCTGGCCGATCGCTACCGCTGA